The Dermochelys coriacea isolate rDerCor1 chromosome 7, rDerCor1.pri.v4, whole genome shotgun sequence genome window below encodes:
- the HYAL1 gene encoding hyaluronidase-1, protein MAAAAFLLPWACMLSLAPVAQSTAGGGPILWDRPFVTVWNAPSQECGAKYHVPLDLGVFDVVLNRDESFLGQEIALFYSNTLGLYPHYTPEGTAVHGGVPQNGSLQAHLEKARDDIQAAILEPGFRGLAVIDWESWRPVWARNWDAMELYKEKSQELVREQHPDWPPDRVAEEAEEQFEQSARAFMEQTLALGKSLRPGGFWGFYGFPSCYNYDFKAANYTGECPAVEQQRNEQLSWLWNQSRALYPSIYLPKELRLTDQVGKFVRHRVAEAFRVQGQTGTSSLSVLPYTRIQYDFTEDFLSQEDLVHTIGESASQGASGVVLWGSEDYSHSRESCLALKEYVDRSLGHYIMNVTSSATLCSLTVCSSHGRCVRRAGYPHAFLHLSPSSFTVRRHHSRPHLRLQGQLAKQEQAKLVEEFSCQCYAGWAGTWCEREGNRE, encoded by the exons ATGGCGGCGGCCGCGTTCCTACTGCCCTGGGCGTGCATGCTGAGCCTGGCCCCGGTGGCTCAAAGCACGGCAGGTGGGGGCCCCATTCTCTGGGACCGCCCCTTCGTCACAGTGTGGAACGCCCCGAGCCAGGAGTGCGGCGCGAAATACCATGTGCCCCTTGACCTGGGGGTCTTCGACGTGGTGCTGAACCGCGACGAgtccttcctgggccaggagaTCGCCCTCTTCTACAGCAATACGCTGGGCCTCTATCCACACTACACCCCGGAGGGGACAGCGGTCCACGGGGGCGTCCCCCAGAACGGCAGCCTCCAGGCCCACCTCGAGAAGGCGCGGGATGACATCCAGGCGGCTATCTTGGAGCCAGGCTTCCGGGGCCTGGCGGTGATCGATTGGGAGAGCTGGCGCCCCGTGTGGGCTCGGAACTGGGACGCCATGGAGCTCTACAAGGAGAAGTCCCAAGAGCTGGTCCGGGAGCAGCACCCCGACTGGCCCCCCGACAGGGTGGCCGAGGAAGCTGAGGAGCAATTCGAGCAAAGCGCCCGGGCCTTCATGGAGCAGACCCTGGCGCTTGGCAAGAGCCTGCGGCCTGGGGGCTTCTGGGGTTTCTACGGCTTCCCCAGCTGCTATAACTATGATTTCAAAGCTGCCAACTACACAGGGGAGTGTCCCGCCGTGGAGCAGCAGCGGAACGAGCAGCTCAGCTGGCTCTGGAACCAAAGCCGGGCGCTCTACCCCAGCATCTACCTACCCAAGGAGCTCCGGCTGACAGACCAGGTTGGCAAGTTCGTCCGGCACCGTGTGGCCGAGGCATTTCGGGTGCAGGGGCAGACGGGGACCAGCAGCCTCTCAGTCCTGCCTTATACACGCATCCAGTACGACTTCACGGAGGACTTCCTCTCACAG GAGGACTTGGTCCATACCATTGGGGAAAGTGCTTCTCAAGGCGCCTCGGGGGTTGTGCTATGGGGCAGCGAGGATTACAGTCACTCACGG GAATCCTGCCTGGCACTGAAGGAGTACGTGGACAGGAGCCTGGGCCACTACATCATGAATGTGACCAGCAGCGCCACGCTGTGCAGTCTCACGGTGTGTTCCAGCCATGGGCGCTGTGTGCGGCGGGCCGGGTACCCCCATgccttcctgcacctcagccccTCCAGCTTCACCGTCCGGAGGCATCACAGCCGGCCCCACCTCCGCCTGCAGGGACAGCTGGCAAAGCAGGAGCAAGCCAAGCTGGTGGAAGAATTCAGCTGCCAGTGCTACGCTGGCTGGGCAGGGACCTGGTGTGAACGTGAGGGCAACCGAGAGTGA